A single window of Archangium gephyra DNA harbors:
- a CDS encoding glycosyltransferase family 4 protein has protein sequence MSASVSAGPRRRLVFICESGTDVRLVTGLKQRFELTLLLRPAFGPRTINWKDEGPEPVRIVEGPAGRVAFAAFAGAWLVRHRAEVEAVLAQNAGVASLAANACRGLTRVPTFMLICSPNIAYFHCRYERGELGLPAYLAGRTLLEAARAGNALLGHRYLVLSDYLGGQVSYGIREKVRVVPLYGVDTSRFQPVSPEEKRRLRVKLGLPEEGFLIFFSSRVAPEKDTESLLDACALLRASGRSFWMLNLSGGHQRLKQLAVERGLGDRTLTRDAVDPVHALPAYYQASDVCAQVSLEEGLGFSPLEALACEVPVVATAVGGLRETIRDGETGLSVPVRAPRALADALARVMDEPERFLALARQGRRMVRERFEASRCFDGFAALVEEELASRR, from the coding sequence GTGAGCGCGTCCGTCTCCGCCGGCCCCCGGCGCCGGCTGGTGTTCATCTGCGAGAGCGGCACCGATGTGCGGCTGGTGACGGGGCTCAAGCAGCGCTTCGAGCTGACGCTGTTGCTGCGTCCCGCCTTCGGGCCGCGCACCATCAACTGGAAGGACGAGGGCCCCGAGCCGGTCCGCATCGTGGAGGGCCCGGCCGGACGGGTCGCCTTCGCCGCGTTCGCGGGCGCCTGGCTCGTGCGCCACCGCGCGGAGGTGGAGGCCGTGCTGGCGCAGAACGCGGGCGTGGCCTCGCTGGCCGCCAATGCCTGCCGGGGCCTCACGCGGGTGCCCACCTTCATGCTCATCTGCAGCCCCAACATCGCCTACTTCCACTGCCGCTATGAGCGGGGCGAGCTGGGGCTTCCGGCCTACCTCGCCGGGCGCACCCTGCTGGAGGCGGCGCGCGCCGGTAACGCGCTGCTGGGCCACCGCTACCTCGTCCTCAGTGACTACCTGGGCGGCCAGGTGTCGTACGGAATCCGGGAGAAGGTGCGCGTGGTGCCGCTGTATGGGGTGGACACCTCGCGCTTCCAGCCGGTGTCTCCCGAGGAGAAGCGGCGCCTGCGGGTGAAGCTCGGCCTGCCCGAGGAGGGCTTCCTCATCTTCTTCTCCAGCCGCGTGGCTCCGGAGAAGGACACCGAGTCCCTCCTGGATGCGTGCGCCCTGCTGCGGGCCTCGGGGCGCTCCTTCTGGATGCTCAACCTGAGCGGTGGACACCAGCGGCTGAAGCAGCTCGCCGTCGAGCGGGGCCTGGGGGACCGCACCCTCACCCGTGATGCGGTGGACCCCGTGCACGCGCTGCCCGCGTACTACCAGGCCTCGGACGTGTGCGCGCAGGTGTCGCTGGAGGAGGGGCTCGGTTTCTCTCCGCTCGAGGCGCTGGCGTGTGAGGTGCCCGTGGTGGCCACCGCCGTGGGCGGGCTGCGGGAGACGATCCGCGATGGAGAGACGGGCCTCAGTGTCCCGGTACGCGCACCCCGCGCGCTCGCCGATGCCCTGGCCCGCGTCATGGACGAGCCCGAGCGGTTCCTCGCCCTGGCCCGTCAGGGACGGCGGATGGTGCGGGAGCGTTTCGAGGCCTCGCGCTGCTTCGACGGCTTCGCCGCGCTGGTCGAGGAGGAGCTCGCCTCCCGGCGGTGA
- a CDS encoding glycosyltransferase, with amino-acid sequence MKVLQLGKYYAPYRGGMETHLSGLCEELKGRVQLEVLVSNTAPRTVREVVHGVPVTRCAELVKVASTSLNPTLPLELSRRRYELLHMHFPHPMAVMGYLGSVRPRRHGLVITYHSDVVRQKRLLKVYGPFMQRALARADAILVGSPNYVETSEALRPHRDRCHVVPFGIDVSRFVRTPAREAAAAAVRSRYGGAPLLMGVGRLVYYKGFDHAIRALREVEGAHLLLVGEGPLRAELEALARACGVAGRVHFLGNLGDEELLALYFACDAFVLSSVTRAEAFALVQLEALACGLPVINTALDSGVPFVSRHEESGLTVAPGDEAALAAAMRRMLAEPEQRRAWGEAGRARVLAEFSQARMGERVLAVYREVLDARRARG; translated from the coding sequence ATGAAGGTCCTCCAGCTGGGCAAGTACTACGCGCCCTACCGGGGCGGCATGGAGACGCACCTGTCGGGGCTGTGCGAGGAGCTGAAGGGCCGCGTGCAGCTGGAGGTGCTCGTCTCCAACACGGCGCCGCGCACCGTGCGCGAGGTGGTGCACGGCGTGCCCGTCACCCGCTGCGCCGAGCTGGTGAAGGTGGCCTCCACCTCGCTCAACCCCACGCTGCCGCTGGAGCTGTCGCGGCGCCGGTACGAGCTGCTGCACATGCACTTCCCGCACCCCATGGCGGTGATGGGGTACCTGGGCAGCGTGCGTCCGAGGCGGCACGGGCTCGTCATCACCTACCACAGCGACGTGGTGCGCCAGAAACGGCTGCTCAAGGTGTACGGGCCCTTCATGCAGCGGGCGCTGGCGCGCGCGGATGCCATCCTGGTGGGCTCGCCCAACTACGTGGAGACGTCCGAGGCGCTGCGGCCGCACCGGGACCGGTGCCACGTGGTGCCCTTCGGCATCGACGTGTCGCGCTTCGTCCGCACGCCCGCGCGCGAGGCGGCGGCCGCGGCCGTGCGCTCCCGGTATGGTGGGGCCCCGCTGCTGATGGGGGTGGGGCGGCTCGTCTATTACAAGGGTTTCGACCACGCCATCCGCGCGCTGCGCGAGGTGGAGGGGGCGCACCTGCTGCTGGTGGGCGAGGGGCCGCTGCGCGCGGAGCTGGAGGCGCTGGCCCGCGCGTGTGGCGTGGCCGGGCGCGTGCACTTCCTCGGGAACCTGGGGGACGAGGAGCTGCTCGCGCTCTACTTCGCGTGTGACGCCTTCGTGCTGTCCTCCGTCACCCGCGCCGAGGCCTTCGCGCTGGTGCAGCTGGAGGCCCTGGCGTGTGGGCTGCCCGTCATCAACACCGCGCTGGACTCGGGGGTGCCCTTCGTCAGCCGCCACGAGGAGAGTGGCCTCACCGTTGCGCCAGGGGACGAGGCGGCGCTGGCCGCGGCAATGCGGCGGATGCTGGCGGAGCCGGAGCAGCGGCGGGCCTGGGGTGAGGCGGGCCGCGCACGCGTGCTGGCCGAGTTCTCCCAGGCCCGCATGGGCGAGCGTGTGCTCGCCGTCTACCGGGAGGTCCTGGACGCGCGGAGGGCGAGGGGATGA
- a CDS encoding glycosyltransferase family 4 protein: protein MGTWLLVTGDVGRRGAMDRAHLALAEYLSRRGDEVHVVAHSASEELLALAGTHWHVAPKPAGSVALGSPVLDAVGRYWARRLGARGARVVVNGGNCLWGDVNWVHYVHAAYSPGFEARGWRPLARRFVHEGYLRAERAAFSRARLLIANSHRTAEDLRRLGVPAARIRVVYCGIEGERFRPPSASEREAVRAGQGWRPEQPVVAFVGALGDRRKGFDTVYKAWAELHRRGPWDGVLVVMGSGAELPAWRERARAAGLSSIQFLGFRTDVARLLAGCDALVAPTRYESYGLGVVEALCTGLPAFVSRGAGVAERYPPSLRPLLLEDPEDAPALAEALAGWASRRESVRAELPAVSELLRREDWRYMAERFVSCVESVPLGGVT from the coding sequence GTGGGGACGTGGCTGCTGGTGACAGGGGACGTGGGGCGGCGCGGGGCGATGGACCGCGCGCATCTCGCGCTGGCCGAGTACCTCTCGCGCCGGGGTGACGAGGTGCACGTGGTGGCCCACTCCGCCTCCGAGGAGCTCCTGGCGCTGGCGGGCACGCACTGGCATGTCGCGCCCAAGCCCGCGGGCTCGGTGGCCCTGGGTTCTCCCGTGCTGGACGCTGTCGGCCGCTACTGGGCCCGCCGCCTGGGCGCGCGCGGGGCTCGCGTGGTGGTGAATGGCGGCAACTGCCTCTGGGGAGACGTCAACTGGGTGCACTACGTCCACGCGGCGTACTCGCCCGGCTTCGAGGCCCGGGGCTGGCGCCCGCTCGCCCGGAGGTTCGTCCACGAGGGCTACTTGCGCGCCGAGCGCGCCGCCTTCTCCCGCGCGCGCCTCCTCATCGCCAACTCCCACCGGACAGCGGAGGACCTGCGGCGCCTGGGGGTGCCTGCCGCACGCATCCGCGTCGTCTATTGTGGCATCGAGGGCGAGCGCTTCCGTCCCCCGTCCGCTTCCGAGCGCGAGGCGGTGCGCGCCGGGCAGGGCTGGCGTCCCGAGCAGCCGGTGGTGGCCTTCGTGGGCGCGCTCGGGGACAGGCGCAAGGGTTTCGACACCGTCTACAAGGCCTGGGCGGAGCTGCACCGCAGGGGCCCCTGGGACGGGGTGTTGGTGGTGATGGGGAGCGGGGCGGAGCTACCGGCCTGGCGCGAGCGGGCGCGAGCGGCGGGGCTCTCGTCCATCCAGTTCCTCGGCTTCCGCACCGACGTGGCCCGTCTGCTGGCCGGGTGCGACGCGCTGGTGGCGCCCACGCGTTACGAGTCCTATGGGCTGGGCGTCGTCGAGGCCCTGTGTACCGGCCTGCCCGCCTTCGTCAGCCGCGGCGCGGGCGTGGCCGAGCGCTACCCGCCCTCGCTGCGCCCGCTGCTGCTGGAAGACCCCGAGGATGCGCCCGCGCTGGCCGAGGCGCTCGCGGGCTGGGCCTCCCGGCGTGAGTCCGTCCGTGCCGAGCTGCCCGCCGTCTCCGAGCTCCTGCGCCGGGAGGACTGGCGGTACATGGCCGAGCGGTTCGTCTCCTGCGTCGAGAGCGTCCCCCTGGGAGGAGTCACGTGA
- a CDS encoding acyltransferase family protein: MTSPSRPELLTQQMLRGLAAFAVVLYHAGLTSSGLTGGSYLLPGFFKQGYAGVDVFFCLSGFIIFHAHQGDLGRRQSLPLFLMKRFVRIYPIYWVVTLLVLATGLLVPRVVGGSPPAPGYVLQSLLLIPQGREPLVTVAWTLIHELRFYVLFCGALLLPPRVSARVAVGFFLLSLGTLCLDSLHPAFFQRVPGARLFLFLFHPSNLHFTLGVLASFILSRVRTAALLDGAVLGAGAVSMTAAVLLHDRLAPPGMKYHAALFYAVPSFLVVLGLALVERRWRPWIPRPLVQLGNASYSLYLIHWPVLVLLVPAVFQSLETTGERTLALWGLVAVAVGAGAVLYVGVERPLLTFLRGRLLQRVPTGARARPGIQPGPTH, translated from the coding sequence ATGACCTCGCCCTCTCGTCCCGAGCTGCTCACGCAGCAGATGCTCCGGGGGCTCGCCGCCTTCGCCGTGGTGCTCTACCACGCCGGTTTGACGAGCAGCGGCCTGACCGGTGGCAGCTACCTGCTCCCCGGCTTCTTCAAACAGGGCTACGCGGGCGTCGACGTCTTCTTCTGTCTCAGCGGCTTCATCATCTTCCACGCGCATCAGGGAGACCTGGGGCGGCGCCAGTCGCTGCCGCTCTTCCTGATGAAGCGCTTCGTGCGCATCTACCCCATCTACTGGGTGGTCACGCTGCTGGTGCTCGCCACCGGCCTGCTGGTGCCGCGCGTGGTGGGCGGGAGCCCGCCGGCTCCTGGCTACGTGCTCCAGTCGCTCCTGTTGATTCCCCAGGGGCGCGAGCCTCTCGTGACCGTCGCCTGGACGCTCATCCACGAGCTGCGCTTCTACGTGCTCTTCTGTGGGGCGCTCCTGCTGCCGCCCAGGGTCTCGGCCCGGGTGGCGGTGGGCTTCTTCCTGCTCTCCCTCGGTACGCTCTGCCTCGACTCCCTGCACCCGGCGTTCTTCCAGCGGGTTCCAGGTGCCCGGCTCTTCCTCTTCCTCTTCCACCCCTCGAATCTGCACTTCACCCTCGGGGTGCTCGCGAGCTTCATCCTGTCGCGCGTGCGCACGGCCGCCCTGCTCGATGGGGCCGTGCTCGGGGCAGGGGCGGTGTCCATGACGGCCGCGGTCCTGCTCCATGACCGGCTGGCGCCCCCGGGCATGAAGTACCACGCGGCCCTCTTCTACGCGGTTCCGTCCTTCCTGGTGGTGCTCGGCCTGGCGCTCGTGGAGCGGCGCTGGCGGCCCTGGATTCCGCGTCCGCTCGTCCAGCTGGGCAATGCCTCCTACTCGCTCTACCTGATTCATTGGCCCGTGCTGGTGCTGCTGGTGCCCGCCGTGTTCCAGTCCCTGGAGACGACAGGCGAGCGGACGCTGGCGCTCTGGGGCCTCGTGGCGGTGGCGGTGGGGGCGGGCGCCGTGCTCTATGTCGGGGTGGAGCGTCCCCTGCTTACCTTCTTGCGTGGGCGCCTGCTGCAACGGGTGCCCACGGGTGCGCGGGCGCGGCCCGGCATCCAACCGGGGCCGACGCACTGA